The Solibacillus sp. FSL R7-0668 genome includes the window AAATGACCGAGGAGTTGGCGCTTTAGCCTAGACGTAAAGTAAATCCTTACGAAAATGTTATACACAATGCGAATATCTATATTTTCCTTAACAAAAGCAAAAGCGCATGCTAAATGATTCCTTTAACATGCGCTAATGATTAATCTTTTAAGGACTGCGAAACATTGGCTAATGCATCGGCTGCGTAAGTTACTTCATCAAACGCACTGCCTAGTTCTAAAATAACCTCGCCAATTTGCTCCGATTCTTGTTCTACTAAATGGTTTTGCGCCTTTGCTGCCTGCACAGATTCTACAATGGCATTAAACTGTATTTCTGTATCATGCATACTTTCTTCGCCATTACTGACCGCTGCTTTAATTTCTTTTAGTGATTCTTGAAGCTTGGTTGTGCGAATATGTGTATTACGCAGTAACGCTGCCACATTCGTTGCAGATTCCTTCGTTTGCTCTGAAAGCTTGCGTACCTCTCCTGATACTACTGCAAAGCCTTTCCCAGCTTCTCCAGCACGTGCCGCTTCAATCGCCGCATTTAATGCTAATAAATTCGTTTGGTTGGCAACATCTGATACGATGCTCATGGTAGATTCCATTTCTTTTGAGATTTCTGCCATCTTGTCCATTTCCTCGGAAATGATTTCCACTGAATGTTGAATTGCCTTCATACTAACGGCTTGCTGCTGAATTTGAGTCTTTCCTTGATGCGCCTGCTCAGTTGTCATTTCAGAATAGTTTATCGCTTTTTTTACATATGCAACCATCACTTCTGATTGGCTAGTCAATTGATGGAAGGACGCATTTGTTTGCTCTGAAATTGCGGCTAAGTTCGCTGAGGATCCGATAATCGCATTGCTCACTTCCCGCTTTTCTTGCCCTAATTTCTCCTTCAAAACATCAATCACAAGCTCATATTCCTCAAGAACAACCTGTTGCTCAAAATTTAGTATTTTTGACATCGCTGCGATCGTATGGTAGCGCTGGCTATCCTGTTTAATATGCCGTTGTACAAGGCTTATAAAATCTGTGAGTATACTTTGAAACGCACCGATATACCATTTCGTTTTCAGCCCGATATGAACATGCACACGAGCAATTTTTTTCCGTTTTTCGAAATATTCCGAGTCGATGACACCATCAAACATTTCACTAATATGACGCTTTAATGTTACTTTCAAGCGTTCCACTGAGCTATGATCATTAATAATTGTCACTAAGCTCTGTTCCATACCTAAATTTTTGTAAAATGTATCGACAATCGAGTCGATATTTTCATCTACATGCGGTTTAAAAATCTTTAAGTATTTTAAATCTTCTACTGTTAAATTTAACATTTGCAGTTGCTTTTTTATTTCTGAATTTTCTTCAACCTCTAACTTCACTTGTACTTGTCCCAAATCTACTGCTTGTGCTTCGTATTTTTCCCTCTTAAAAAACATCCGCGACCTCGCCTTTTCCTTTTATAACAAAGAGTTAGCTATCGTTTTGATGATTTCTCCCCCCCAAAACAATAGCTAACCTCTTTGCTCTTACATCTATAATTCATCTCTATCATTCACTGAATGCTATAAAATTTTCTCCATTTAATCATTACATTATAATGAAACCGTTAATTTTTTGAAATACTATCTTATCATTTCCTTAATATTTTATGCTTTCGCACTAGATAATGAACAAAAACATAGTTATTTCTAAGTATTATGAACAAAGAATCGCACTAAGTTGTTAAAGCAATCTGTAACTAAAGAGCCAGAATGACGGGTGGAAAAATACGGAATATGTATTCGTATCAAAAAAAGCCTGTCACACTCTTTGGCGACAAGCTTCTCCTATGAACTATTGGATTCGTTTTGATAAAGCATTCATTTCCGCCTCAATAGCAGCTGAACGCTTTTCGAAATAGCGAATACGTTCCTCACTCCGATTCTCTAAATGTTGCTGAGGATCTAGCATATTGATCGCATCATTTACGAACAATTTTAACGTACGGATGCCCGATTCAATCTTTCGGACCTCTTTTCCATAAACAAGTGCGGTATTATCTGTCGTTTTGCCCTTTTTCATTTGAAAAATATTTGTATTAATTAGTTGATCAATCGTATAATAACGTTTCGTTTGTTTCTCACTCATAATTTGAATTTTTTGATTGTATTTAATGACATCGTTACTATCTAGTCCCGTCTGACTAAAGCCCTTTAAGTATTCCACAATCGTACATAATGTTGTTAAATTTTCTCGTTGCTCTGCCAACACTTGGTGTAAACTGCGAATTGTGCTCTCATCCTGATGAGAAGAGAATTGCGGAATTGTAGTCATAAACATGAAAATTTCCCTCCCTAACAAAGTCTTTATACTACTATAGTTCCTAAATTTTTACGAAATGAAACCTAAAATCTGCTCACTCTTACATCGTCTAGCAAAGGCCGTAACATTATAGCCATAATGTCATTCCTCTGCCTGTTGGAGAAGCATTAATCTTTGCTGCCATGTAGAAAGTTGTTCGTCGTTTGTACGCTCGTAAACATCGATCAATTTCTTTGTTGCCTCGATATCTCCAGCAAGACTGGCTTGTTTGTAATAATGAATTGCTTTTGCTATCATCCCAAATTCGTGCTCATAGAGATAGCCTAGATTGAACAACGCATCCATATGAAATTGCTCCGCTGCTTGTTCAAAAAATGAAATCGCACGCGCTACGTTTGGTTGCTGCCCAAGCTCCCCTTCAAGATACACCATTCCCATCCGATACAAGCCCTCTACATCACCACCATTTGCAGATTGCTCGTAATAATGGTATGCCTGTTGCTCATCTACCACGACACCTAAGCCTTGCTCATACATCATCCCCAGCGTAAACATTGCTTCGACAACATCCTGTTCAGCCGCCTTGACAAACCACTGTAAAGCTAGTGGTTCATTTAGCACCGTTCCCTCACCGTTCAAATACATATCTGCTAAATTATTCATTGCATCTGGATGTCCTAGCTGTGCGGCCTGTTCATACAATCTATATGCATGCGTTTCATCTTCTATTTCAAAATAGATATTACCAAGCTCATACATCGCCTCCACATCCTCCAATGCGACAGCCTTTTGTAACCATAAGCTCGCCTCTTCAAAATGCTGATGTGCTTTATATAATAATGCAATCGCCAGTATAGATTGCACATTACCTTTTTCAGATAATGCATAATGCTCCAGCCATTGCACCTTATCTATATTATATTTGCTGAGCCAAGCATTAAATTGTTGCTTTGTTTGCACGCTATCACTCTTCTCTTTGCTTAAAATAATCGACTAAATATTGCTTGAATTCTGCAGCAGCTGGTGGCAAATACCGATTTTTTGCCCATGAAACGCCTACCGAACGATAACAAGGCGGATCTACCTTTAGCCGCTTCACTTTGTAATGATCCAGCCCTTTAATATTCGGAATCAGTGAAATACCCATACCCGCGCCAACAAAACCCGCCACCGTATGCATTTCTTCTGCTGCAAAAGCAGTTTTCAGTTCGATTCCTGCATCTAAAAATAATTCATCAACTAATTGTCGCAACGAATTTCCCTTTTTAATGGCGATGAATGTTTCATTTTGTACATCCTCTAGCTTCACTTCCGTTTGTTTGGTTAACGGATGCGTCGTTGGAACAATTACAAATAATTCTTCCATAAATAGTTCCTCGGTTTCAATATCAATTACTTTTGATTCAATCTTTTGTGAAAGACATAAATCGATGGCCCCTTCCTCTAGCCGTTTCATCAAATTAAGTGAGGTCGCCTGTGTTAAAGAAAATTGCATGTTTGGAAATTGCTTTGTCGTTGCCGCAATAAGCTCTGGCACTACTTCCATACCTAATGTATGAATAAAGCCAAATGATACTTCCCCTGAACCAGGCTTAATAATATCTTCAAATTCCTCTCGAATGCGCTCGTATTCCTCTAAAATAATTTCCACACTTTTTAAAAATAGCTCGCCAAAACGATTTAAATAAATAGAGCGCCCTTCACGATTAAATAGTGGCACACCTAACTGTTGCTCGATACTAGCAATTGACTTACTTAACGCCGGTTGGGAAATTGCTAAAACCTCTGCAGCCCGCGTCATATGTTGCATTGTAGCAACGGTTCTGAAATATTGAAGCTGTTCAATCTCCATTTTTTATACCTCACATCATTCATAACTTTTTCGAATCAATATAATAAGAATAATAAATTGTACTTATGGTTTATTAGCTTTATAATAAGCGTTAGCAAACGGAATTCATATCAAAAAAGTTTTTATTTATCAATAGTTTTTTTCAAAATCTACAAAATTGACATATTTCACTACACAAAGGAGCCGAGAAGACAATGAAACTCATCGCGCCCAAACCTTTTACAATCGAATCAGGAAAACGGGCTGTTCTTTTATTACACGGTTTTACTGGAAACACAAATGATGTAAAACGTTTAGGAAAATATTTAGCTGATCGTAACTACACGGTGCATGCGCCTTTATATAAAGGTCATGGCGCTGGTCCAGATTTATTAATTCAATCCAACCCCACTGAATGGTGGAATAGTGTTATTGAAGGCTACGATGACTTAAAAAATCGTGGCTATGATGAAATTGCTGTAGCCGGAGTTTCCCTTGGCGGTATTTTCTCACTAAAGCTTGGTGAAGAACGCCCAACAAAAGCGATTGTTACAATGTCTGCTCCTGCCATGTCAAAATCAACAGATAGCTTACAAAATCGTATCGTCGATTATGCCATTAACTATAAAAAATTATCTGGTACATACGACGAAGCGATTGATAGCCGTACCAAAATTGCGGAGCTTATGAAAATGCCTTCGTTAAATTATTTGCAAAATATGATTAACGAAACGAGCGAAAAACTAAATGTCATTCAAACACCGGTTCACATTTTACGTGGACTTGAGGATGATGAATATTACTGCGAAAGTGCTGACTTAATATACAGTTCTGTTAACTCTCGCATCAAGTCTGTCAAAACGTTCATTAACTCTGGTCATATTTTAACATTAGGTAAAGAGCGTGAGTTAGTTTTTGAAGAAATTTATCGTTTCTTTGAAGGATTAAAGTGGCAAAATTGAGGTAATACTAACATTGTGTCCCCTTGCAAAAATCCCCGTTTTTGCAATGATATAAAACGAGCGGTAAATGGATCCCCGTCCACTTACCGCTCATTTTTTTATTGCTCTGACATTGCTAATACTAGAATTTTTGCTAATTGAGCTCGTGTTAAGTTGTCCTTTGGTGAGAACGTTGTTGCACTTGTCCCATCTACTACACCAATATCATATAAAAATGTAATCGCTACTTGCGTTTCACGATCAAAATTGGCAATATCCTTAAATGGTGCAATTGTTTCTGGAACGTACTCTTCCCCGACAAAACCATTTGATAAGCGCAGTAAAATTAACGCTAGTTGCGCACGTGTAATTTGCCCTTTCGGGTTAAAGATACCGCCATTTTCTAGAATTAACCCAGCCTCATAAGCTGCGGCGATTTCATTTTGTGTATCTTGTGGATACTGGCTAATATCTTTGAATGGCGCCGCCTTCGTAGCCTCTAATTCAAATGCTCTCACAATGACTGATATCGCTTGCGCACGTGTCACCTTCACATCAGGCTTAAATGTACCATCTTCATTGCCCTTCATCATACCATAATAGTAGGCTACATCAATATATTCCTTAGCCCAATGGTTTTGAATGTCCGTAAATGGTGCCTCGTCAATTACGATATCCGTAAACTCGTTCTCTAAATCAGCTAAAATCGCTGCGAAATAGTCCTCCATCATGATCATTCCGACTGCATCATAGCCCGCTTCGGTTAAATGGATATTGTTCGGATTCGTTAAAAATGTTTGTGTATTTTCCGCAATTAATGCGGATACATCTGAAAAAATACCTTCGTTTGCTTCTACTACCGTTTTCATCGAATTATTGATTGTTGTAACAAGCGCTTTTAATTGCTCTTGCATTGTTGCATCTTGTAAGTATGGATATGGATTGTATAAGCCCATCACAACAATATCTACATCTGGATTCAATGCGTAAATGCTATCAAATATTTTCTTATAGTTTGCTGAAACTTGTTGGATCGCTTGGAGCACACCCGCAGCATCATATGAAAAGTCGCCTGCTTCCGTACGCTTCACATTTTTTAATATATCATTAGCTCCTACACTTAATGTGATTAAATCTGCTTCTTTGATTGCCTCATGAATCGTTACTGTTTGTTGTGATTGACCATCTAAATTAAAAATAGGCTTTGATACATTGTTTTCAATATCATTTAATACATTGACCGTTGTATAGCCTGGATAAGCAAAACCTTTATTATATTGGATTGGCTCTTCTTGAATACCGAAATATTGTGCGATAAAATCAGCATAACCAAGACCCATTTCACCTTTTTCATTCATTCCAGCTGCAAGAGAATCCCCCAAAGCTAAATAATTGAATGCCTCGCTTGATTGTTCAGCAGATGCTGATAAAGATACAGGTAATACAAGTTGTAATACTAAAATAAATGCTGCCAATATGCTAAACTTCTTCATCCATAACCCCCATATAAAAATGACTTGTTCATATTATAAAGTAAGCAACAATAAAAAATCAAAATAATATTAATTTTGGTTATTATTGGTTTAATACTTTTTTATTTATAAATGATAATATTCAAATCATTCTCTACAAATCACTGCCCTATAATAACGCTAATAAGTAGGATAGTCATACCGATTCTTTTAATAAATAAGCCTTACTATTTAAATTAGATATCTGTAGTGATTGGGAGGTTGATGGTACGAATTTTAAATCAATGAATGCAAAAATTTGGTTTGGCCTAAAAAATTCATCCACTAAACTCTACTAGCTGTTTCTAAATTTCGGTAAAATATAATAAATAACAAAGCTCATAATGGCAATCATAATTGCAATGAATGCTATTTTCGCTATATTCAATACACTACCTCGATATTCATAGGGTGATTCATAAACAGCCTTTATATAGGATCCTTTTTCATGCTCAACCGCAATGGCCTCGGTTACCACTATTCCCTCAATCGCGTAATAAGCTGTTCCTTTTGGATACATATTCGAGAAATTCCCTCCGAATTGCTCCATATCTGAATAGCTTGTTACGTTCCCAATTTTCTTTTCTACATTCGTCACGACCTCATCTGTAACGACATAAATTGAATCACTCCACACAACAAAAGGAAATGCCCATGTCGTAGCATACGCCAACTGTGCCATGAGAAAAAGCCAGCAACATACAATTCCACTTAACAGTATCCCTTTTTTCATGTAAATCCCTCCAACACCTCTTTATTC containing:
- a CDS encoding globin-coupled sensor protein, with translation MFFKREKYEAQAVDLGQVQVKLEVEENSEIKKQLQMLNLTVEDLKYLKIFKPHVDENIDSIVDTFYKNLGMEQSLVTIINDHSSVERLKVTLKRHISEMFDGVIDSEYFEKRKKIARVHVHIGLKTKWYIGAFQSILTDFISLVQRHIKQDSQRYHTIAAMSKILNFEQQVVLEEYELVIDVLKEKLGQEKREVSNAIIGSSANLAAISEQTNASFHQLTSQSEVMVAYVKKAINYSEMTTEQAHQGKTQIQQQAVSMKAIQHSVEIISEEMDKMAEISKEMESTMSIVSDVANQTNLLALNAAIEAARAGEAGKGFAVVSGEVRKLSEQTKESATNVAALLRNTHIRTTKLQESLKEIKAAVSNGEESMHDTEIQFNAIVESVQAAKAQNHLVEQESEQIGEVILELGSAFDEVTYAADALANVSQSLKD
- a CDS encoding chemotaxis protein, giving the protein MFMTTIPQFSSHQDESTIRSLHQVLAEQRENLTTLCTIVEYLKGFSQTGLDSNDVIKYNQKIQIMSEKQTKRYYTIDQLINTNIFQMKKGKTTDNTALVYGKEVRKIESGIRTLKLFVNDAINMLDPQQHLENRSEERIRYFEKRSAAIEAEMNALSKRIQ
- a CDS encoding tetratricopeptide repeat protein encodes the protein MQTKQQFNAWLSKYNIDKVQWLEHYALSEKGNVQSILAIALLYKAHQHFEEASLWLQKAVALEDVEAMYELGNIYFEIEDETHAYRLYEQAAQLGHPDAMNNLADMYLNGEGTVLNEPLALQWFVKAAEQDVVEAMFTLGMMYEQGLGVVVDEQQAYHYYEQSANGGDVEGLYRMGMVYLEGELGQQPNVARAISFFEQAAEQFHMDALFNLGYLYEHEFGMIAKAIHYYKQASLAGDIEATKKLIDVYERTNDEQLSTWQQRLMLLQQAEE
- a CDS encoding LysR family transcriptional regulator, yielding MEIEQLQYFRTVATMQHMTRAAEVLAISQPALSKSIASIEQQLGVPLFNREGRSIYLNRFGELFLKSVEIILEEYERIREEFEDIIKPGSGEVSFGFIHTLGMEVVPELIAATTKQFPNMQFSLTQATSLNLMKRLEEGAIDLCLSQKIESKVIDIETEELFMEELFVIVPTTHPLTKQTEVKLEDVQNETFIAIKKGNSLRQLVDELFLDAGIELKTAFAAEEMHTVAGFVGAGMGISLIPNIKGLDHYKVKRLKVDPPCYRSVGVSWAKNRYLPPAAAEFKQYLVDYFKQREE
- a CDS encoding alpha/beta hydrolase; this encodes MKLIAPKPFTIESGKRAVLLLHGFTGNTNDVKRLGKYLADRNYTVHAPLYKGHGAGPDLLIQSNPTEWWNSVIEGYDDLKNRGYDEIAVAGVSLGGIFSLKLGEERPTKAIVTMSAPAMSKSTDSLQNRIVDYAINYKKLSGTYDEAIDSRTKIAELMKMPSLNYLQNMINETSEKLNVIQTPVHILRGLEDDEYYCESADLIYSSVNSRIKSVKTFINSGHILTLGKERELVFEEIYRFFEGLKWQN
- a CDS encoding S-layer homology domain-containing protein, encoding MKKFSILAAFILVLQLVLPVSLSASAEQSSEAFNYLALGDSLAAGMNEKGEMGLGYADFIAQYFGIQEEPIQYNKGFAYPGYTTVNVLNDIENNVSKPIFNLDGQSQQTVTIHEAIKEADLITLSVGANDILKNVKRTEAGDFSYDAAGVLQAIQQVSANYKKIFDSIYALNPDVDIVVMGLYNPYPYLQDATMQEQLKALVTTINNSMKTVVEANEGIFSDVSALIAENTQTFLTNPNNIHLTEAGYDAVGMIMMEDYFAAILADLENEFTDIVIDEAPFTDIQNHWAKEYIDVAYYYGMMKGNEDGTFKPDVKVTRAQAISVIVRAFELEATKAAPFKDISQYPQDTQNEIAAAYEAGLILENGGIFNPKGQITRAQLALILLRLSNGFVGEEYVPETIAPFKDIANFDRETQVAITFLYDIGVVDGTSATTFSPKDNLTRAQLAKILVLAMSEQ